The DNA sequence cgaaaTGTTAGAACTGAGAAAATAGTACTTGAGAAAAATCTGGCACAAATAAAGATTGTGGTATCCAGACCAAGCTGACTCGATGATATTTTTCTCTATAATAATGGATGTAGTCTTAAAATTGATTCCCTCTATTGGAAAgatggaaaaaaagaagaaaagaaattggtCCCCGTCTACTCATGGATCACTAGTGAAAGATGAACCACACACAAAACCTACTCTTTAGAGCCATAGAGGCAGAGGCCCAGGACCATTTAAAGGTTATTATTTCTCCTTTAAATTACCAAATTACCCCCGACATACTTGTTAGTCATCATAACCCTGCCAATCTCAATCATCTGCTATCTCTGTCTCTCTATTTCTATTCGGCTGCCGTCACCACTCACCCCCTCCACCCAAAACAAACCCTAATCTCTCTGTGACGCCACCACCACGATCTCCATGGCCAGAAAGCGAAAGCTCGATTCCAACTCCACCGAGGCCTCCGAGCCGGCtaagaagcagcagcagcagcagcagccggAGGTTGTCGAGGAGCCGAAGCCCCAAAACGAACCGGCCGAGGAGGTAGAAGACGAGgtcgaggaggaagaagaggctgaggaggaagaggaggaggaggaggagtacgaggaggaagaagaggttgAGGAAGAGCCTGGCGTTGAGTACATGCAGAACACCGAGACTGTAACCGTGACGACGACGACCACGACGGCGGTGGATCCAGTTCAACCCGTGGCCGGCGGCGAGGAGAACGGTAGCGGCGGTGGCGGTGAGGATGATGAGGACGAGCCGATTCAGGATCTTCTGGAGCCGTTTAGTAAGGACCAGCTGGTGAGTCTGCTGAGGGAGGCGGCGGAGAGCCACCGTGATGTGTCGGATCGGATCCGGAAGGTTGCGGATGAGGATCCGATCCACCGGAAGATCTTTGTCCACGGGCTTGGGTGGGACACCACCGCCGAAACCCTAACCAGCGTGTTTACGGAGTACGGTGAGATTGAGGATTGCAAGGCTGTGTGTGATAAGGTCTCTGGAAAGTCCAAGGGTTATGGTTTCATTCTCTTCAAGACGCGGTCCGGGGCTCGGAAAGCTTTGAAGCAGCCGCAGAAGAAGATCGGAAATCGGATGACTGCCTGCCAGCTGGCCTCGTTGGGCCCGGCGGCGACGCCTACTGCCCCTGGCCCTGCTGCGGTGCCCCCGGCCCAGCCGGTTTCGGAGTACACATTGAGGAAGATCTATGTGAGCAATGTTGGGGCGGATTTAGATCCTCAGAAGCTGCTTATGTTCTTTTCGAGGtttggagaaattgaagaaGGGCCGTTGGGGTTGGATAAGGCCACTGGAAGGCCGAAAGGGTTTTGCTTGTTTGTGTACAAGTCGGCAGAGAGTGCAAAGAGGGCTTTGGAGGAGCCGCACAAGAATTTTGATGGGCACATTTTGCACTGCCAGAAGGCAATTGACGGTCCCAAGCCGGTTAAGTCTCAGCATGGGAACCAGCACCACCACAATAGGAATAAGAATTCCGGTTTTGGTGGCGGAGCACCGGCGGGACCTGGCCATATGATGGCCCCAGGAGGTGCTGGAATTGGGTTTAACCAGGGGGCTGCATCAACCCAGGCGTTGAACCCGGCGCTTGGACAGGCCCTGGCTTTGCTTGCTACACAGGGGGCTGGCCTAAATCTTTTTGGGACTTTGGGAGCGCAAGGTGTGAACCCTGGTGTGCCTGGTGGAGCACATGGAATACAAAGTGGGTATGGCAATCAGCCAAGTATAAGTCCTGGAATGATGGGAACCTATGGAAATCAAGGGGCATTGCAGGGAGGCTACCCCAACCCACAGTTGGGCCAAGGTGGATCAGGAAGAGGGCCACATGGTCTTGGGCAATATGGTGGTGCTCCATACACGGGGCACTAGATGCCCCTGAGGTATGGCAAAGTTACTCTTTTTCTTAGTGATTTTAGTAAATCGCCCACTTGAGCACAAAAATAAAACAGTCTTTTTTGCACTGTATAGTTTAACATATTTTTTTAGGAAAATGGTGGAGTTTTTAGAAATTTGAAGGGTAGAAGGCACTGATTTCAATCTATTGCGTAGTGTTGATTGATGCTTTTAGAATTTCCGTAATTGCGTTTACTTaatatgttcttgttttgtccTCCTCTTACTAGGATAGTTTCTCTTGAAAGTTGTTTACCATTTTTGCAGCCATTTGATAGTGCTGTGTCAAATATAAATAAATGAATATTGAAACTAGTTCTTTCTTTGAATTTGAACTCAATCTTGTATTCTCTTTAAAGGGATTCTGGGTTCAAAACCTTTCATCTCTTTTAAAATGTTTTTCACATTTTTCTTATTAAATGTGCAGATTCAACATAGGTGCATCAGTGTTTTTTACTGGTCTGGTGATTCTTCTGAAGTTTAAAAGGAGCTGATGGTTGCTACAAAGAGCAGAATCTTAAAATTGTCAAATGAAATTTCCGTTTtatcctcttttttttccttcctcttcTAGCTCTTCAAAGTactgtagtttttttttatttttaatttgtttaaaaGCTCAAGAGTTTGAGAAATTGACTTATAAACCTGTCTGTATTTCATGGAGTCAGTGAGGTTGAACAAAATGCTTTTTAGATTTCCAATCCTATGGATTAAATGAACTTGTTATGTAGTTTTATTTCTATAATGCTTATTGGTTTGTATTAATGCTCTTTTAGtgatttttcttggttttgaaTAATTGTTTGTGATTTATCACCACaatttttaatcaaattaatcTATACCATCTTTGATTGATATTTCGAAAATATGTCTTTGTTGGAAACTGGCACTGATTGGTGATATAGTGTGAAATTGTTGAGTACCATCAGATTTCAAACAAGCCTCTCTCTATATGACAACATGATCTTATTGTTTACTACAATATTGCATCCCAATGGCAGGTAATTTAATGCAGGTTGAGCGGCCATAATTACTACTATGGCTTTATTTGCCATCTGTAATGATGGAAAAAGTTGGTCAGACCTTCATCTACTTTTGAAATTCTGATTCACAAAGATTAGTGATAAATAAGAAGTATTCCTTGGTAGGAAAAATTGTAAAAATCTTGAAGTCTTCTGATGCATTGTGATATGGGATTCCCTGGTGTTATATGGTGGTTTTTGTTattgaattgcaaaagtatttcCCCCATATTAATAAGCCACCATGACTCATCTATATATtggccatttttcttttttaaacaaaatggaaattttttttttttgataattcAATGTTGaaaggtttttttctttttccccaaAAAATTAGTTTGTCATTGGCAGCTGGTATGGAGTCTTCTAGATAGAATAATGTTGTTAGCAGCTGGCCTTTGAGTTTTCCCATttaaatcatcatcatcatcttgatTGATGAGACCCATTTGCAAGTTGATAGATGACAGACTTATTGACTATTCTGAGCAACTAGTTTGTTGATGACTTTTATGGAATGAAGATTAGAACATGACCTTATTAGATGGTTCATGAGATTCCCCCATCTTGTCATTTCTCTGTCCTTTGCTTTTGGTTGCTCTGGTCAGGGCATACACCTGAACCACTCAAATCATATTCTTTAATCAAGGTGGCTGTTTTGAACAAGCGTTTTTTAGGCACGTCTGGGTTATTGTTTTGCCTTGAACCAACGACCACCCATCTGTCCACCACTTGTGCCAGAAAAGCTTGAGTCTCCATTTAGtattacattttttattttgtcattGTACTGATTTGGTCGGTTTGTTGAATGTGAATTAAGAGTGGTTTTACTTATTTGACATGGTGGTTTTAAACTTTTTATACTCATTTCTTTTTAAACTTTTTCTACTCATTTCAAGTCTTTTGGTCAGTTGTTGGGAAAGTGTTGGGGATTTAGTGGCTTATTACTCAGGTGAATACTACCGTAATTAAGTAGTTGCACATGTCTATCTTCACGTCTTTTTGAcaacttgtattttttttatagagaATCACTTGTGATCTTTTAGAAAGGAAAATTATCTTTTCAACTGTATCTGTCcctagaagagaagaaaaactcTTTTTGACAACTTGTATTTATAGAGAATCACTTGTGatcttttagaaagaaaaattatcttTTCAACTGTATCTGTCcctagaagagaagaaaaactcGTTCTTCTCTTACCTGACTGTTGCTGCATGCTGTTAATTGTAGCATCTTTTGTGTCATTCCTGACCTCCCTCACTCCTGTTGATAGAATAAATATCAAGTATGCAGATTCAGTTGTCTGGTATCTCCTTGTTTTGCTCTGTCCATTTGTTTTGTCTTGACACTTGGATTTATGGGTGTCAAATAAAAATGCCTCCTGGGTTTGGGTCTCCGGCATAGGGGTTGCTTCCATCTATTGAGTTCAGGATAGGCTTGGATTTCAGCATATGCGCTGTAAGTAGAGTAGTTTGCTCTATGCTAGGCTCCTAGCAAAATTTAAAAACTTGAAGAGATAACTTTTTGCTGCTTTCAATCTTATTTCAATTTTGGCATCCTAGCCTTCAAAAAGTTGTGAAGTACTAAACTTGAATGTTTTGTAAACTCCTTTCTGTAGGTGGAATAGTTTGTTTTATGCTTGTTGGGATTTATTAAAAGATTGCAGCTACAATCTAAGTGAAATTCATTTGAacaaaattgttttctttgtttgttgtggaattttttttgtgatttttgtttGGGTACTTTAAGCTACTTAATCTTTGTGTCCTATTAGTAATCACTGTTGATCTTTGGTTACTGGTCTAAGTTCCTATTGTAATAGGCCGAAAGAAGAGTCATTGCATGTTTCCAGGTGTGGAAATGTAAATTGCACATCTTTGGTGGGTCATCAAGGAATTTGGTTGCATGGAAGGAGTAACAAACGGGCTGTTAAGGTCGGTCCAAGGTCGGCAAATAATACATTTAAATTGAATaattgaaaaaggaaaacaaatggGAAGAGAGTAGAATGGAAAAGAACAGAGTATTGCCAAGTATGAAGGCTTCAAAAGGTACTGGTTTTATGTTCCAACAGTCACAA is a window from the Rosa chinensis cultivar Old Blush chromosome 2, RchiOBHm-V2, whole genome shotgun sequence genome containing:
- the LOC112183311 gene encoding UBP1-associated protein 2A; this encodes MARKRKLDSNSTEASEPAKKQQQQQQPEVVEEPKPQNEPAEEVEDEVEEEEEAEEEEEEEEEYEEEEEVEEEPGVEYMQNTETVTVTTTTTTAVDPVQPVAGGEENGSGGGGEDDEDEPIQDLLEPFSKDQLVSLLREAAESHRDVSDRIRKVADEDPIHRKIFVHGLGWDTTAETLTSVFTEYGEIEDCKAVCDKVSGKSKGYGFILFKTRSGARKALKQPQKKIGNRMTACQLASLGPAATPTAPGPAAVPPAQPVSEYTLRKIYVSNVGADLDPQKLLMFFSRFGEIEEGPLGLDKATGRPKGFCLFVYKSAESAKRALEEPHKNFDGHILHCQKAIDGPKPVKSQHGNQHHHNRNKNSGFGGGAPAGPGHMMAPGGAGIGFNQGAASTQALNPALGQALALLATQGAGLNLFGTLGAQGVNPGVPGGAHGIQSGYGNQPSISPGMMGTYGNQGALQGGYPNPQLGQGGSGRGPHGLGQYGGAPYTGH